Genomic DNA from Microcoleus sp. AS-A8:
GAGTGGATAACTAATTGGCGACCTCTTCTCAATCCCAATCACAACTGCTTATACAGCACAGAAAAGGGCGAAAAAATGACAACCGCTACTTACTGCCATAGGGTGCGTAATGCTTTTCGGCGTTTCATTGGAAGTCCAGTTAACCCACATTTGTTACGGCATATTTTGATTACTTATGCCTATGAAAGAGGCATGACTGATGAAGAAAGTCGCTCGTTGGCCAAATGCCAGCAGCATTCTCAAGAAACACAGAGAAAAATCTACAATGAGCAAAAAATGTTGAAAAGTTTGGAGCCAGCCTTGAAGCTTAATGAGAAGTTTGCTGAGGAATTTTCTCGCTCTTTTAATCTTAATGAAATTGACCCTACCTAGCTAGGATATAAGGCGGATTTTAATGCTTCTATAGCTTTTTTACGAGCAATTAGCTCTGTGGATAGGATGTTAGCTAAATAAAAAAAACCTGCTTTTCAATAGCAGGGTTTTTAAGTGTTTTTATAATCTGGTACAGGTATTGAACGAAGGGCTTTTTCCTAATTGCTTCGTTTGTCTGGATTTCTTGATTGTCTATGTTTCCAGTGGGCCGTCAAGGCAGAAATGACAAGTTAAAATAGCCTTCATCGTTACCATATATTCGAGAAAGTCAACTACTCAAAGCTAGATAGACAGCCCACTAGGAACTTCTCAAAGCCACAATTGGGTCCAGCCTAGCTGCTTGTCGCGCTGGAATCACACCAAAAATTAGACCTATACTGCCAGAAACAGCCACAGCCAGAGCGATCGCTTCAAGTGGAACACTGGGTTTTACCGGAGTTAGCACAGCCACGAGCATACCACTGCCGATGCCGATGCCGGTGCCGAGCAATCCTCCAGCTACCGACAGAATCACCGCCTCGATCAGAAACTGAGAAAGAATCGCTTGTTGGGTTGCACCAAGAGCCTTCCGCAGCCCAATCTCCTGGGTACGCTCAGTTACTGAGACGAGCATGATGTTCATGATGCCAACGCCCCCTACTAACAGGGAAATACTTGCGATCGCTGCCAACGTCAGACTTAGAGTACCTGTGATTTGGCTGACGAGATTCTGGAAAGACTGATTGGCTACGACACTAAAATCTTTCTTGCCATGCCGTTGTGTCAGTAAGTTAATGATCTGAAATGCGGCTGCTCGAATGCTCTCTTTATCCTGTGCCGAGACCTCAATGTAATCGACGGGAATGCCGTAAGGAGATTTGCGTCCAGCTAGCTTTTCAGCCATTGTTGTAATTGGCACGTAAGCAATATCATCTTGACTTGGCCCTAGAAAGGCACCTTTGGCTTGCATCACCCCAATCACTTCAAAGGTAAGATTGTTGATCTGCACCTCTTTGCCGATAGGGTTATCACTGCCAAACAGCTTGCTTGCAACGTCTGAACCGAGAGCAACAACCTGGGCATTCTGCTGCTGTTCAAATTGGTCAAAAAAACGTCCCCTGGCAACTTGTGCATTCCGTACATAGAGAGACCCTGGTGTTGTCCCCGTGACGCTGGTCTGCGTCCTTCTGCTGCGGTAGGAGATCAATAGTCTAGAACCAATCAGGGGAGCCACTGCCTTTACTGACGGTGCTTGGGTGGCGATCGCTTCAGCATCCGAGAGCACTAGCGTCGGATTTTCAGCAATGAAGCCCTCAATTTCCTCACTACTTACAAACACAACCAGGCGATTTTGCCCAAAAGACTCCAGCTTCTCTAGCGTATAGTTCTGCGCTCCTTGCCCAATCCCAATCATCGCGATTACAGAGGCGTTGCCGATAATCATACCCAACATGGTGAGGCTGCTACGTAGCTTGTTGGCAGTTAGGGTCATGACTGCCATCTTGACGCTTTCTGTAATGTGCATCTCTATCGTCTTGCCTTTGTCAGGATCTACTTATTTTTTGTCATCAATGAATGCGATCGCCTTTCTCCAGCCAGGTCAATCGACTTAGAAGCCTACTGTATCCACGCCTGGGATGACTTGACCTTCGGGAGGACTCAGCAGGATGCGTTCACCCTTAGAAACCCCCTGGAGAATCTGAATTTGATCGCCGCTTGTTGGGCCAACGGTGACAGGGCGGAATTGGGCCTGGTTATTTTTATCAGGCACTAAGACACCGGTTTGACCGTCTTTTTTAGTCACAATCGCTGCTAGGGGAACGACCAAAGCATTGGAGATAGAGTCGCCGATGAATGCCAATTTCACATTCATGGCCGCCTTGAGCTTGTCTTGACCCGTTTGTAAGGCTACTTTGACTCGAAAGGATGTGACATTATTTTCCTGTACAGCTCTGGGTGCAATTAACCGGACGCGACCCTTAAAGATGTTGTCAGAATAGGCATCGGCGCGAATCTCAACACTCTGACCCTGTTTAATTCGTGCAATGCTGGCTTCTGGCACTTTTGCCTCTACTTCCAAACCCCTGGAAAGTTCAACAATCGAGGCAGAAGTCGCACCATCGCTGGAAGAGGCGGAAGTTGTTGGCGTCACAAAGTCTCCTTCTTGGGCAAATCGTCGTGTAATGGTGCCAGCGAAGGGAGCGCGGATTGAGGTATTTTTTAACTGGCTTTCGTAGTACTGCAATAGCGCTGTGGCTTGGGCAACATTAGCTTCCGCTTGAGCGATTTCTTCTTTTCGTGTACCATTGCGGATCTTTTCTAAGGTCTCCCTTTGTTCTTTCATGCGAGCTACTGCTGCGTCAAGATTAGCTCTTGCAGAGCGTTCTTGACTTAAATAGTCTCCTAGTGCGTTTTGAGAAATTGCTCCCTCTTGTGCCAGAAATTGGTTGCGCTTAAGTACTTCCGCAGCACGATTTAACTTTTCCTGGATCTCGGCAACGTTGGCCTCAGCGGCAGCTAATTTAGCTTTCGCTTCGGCAATTTCCTCAGGTCGTGCGCCAGCCCGCTTTTGGGCAAGGTCAGCCTGGGACTTAGCCAGTGCTGCCTTGTATTGATTCACCTGGGCTTGAAATTGTTCGTCCTCCATGCGGGCTACCAATTGATTCTGCTCTACCCGATCACCTTCGTCCACATACAATTTTGCGATCCGACCTGCCTCTTTGGGACTAAGATTGATATTTTGCACCGCCTGGACAACGCCATTCGCTTTAATCTGAACCGCTATGTCTTTAGATGTCACCTCTACTATCAGGTTGGTGATATCCGATTTAGGAGCAGTACTTCTGAATACTAGGTAAGCCGTAGTAGCAGTTCCCAACAACCCAGCTGCTACCAATCCTATAAGCCAGAAATTAGGCTTTTTGATTTTGCCAAACATCGGAAGCTGCCCATGTTATATATGCGGCTCTGTTGTAACAAAATAAAACCATGTTCGTTTGACAGTGATGCTATTTAAACGAACTCGTTGTTTGCCAGACCCAAGTTTCTTGGATAGCCGCGTTTGTCATATAGAAAACTAATATCAAACCCTAATACCACATCCCCCATGTACGCCCCCTCGCTTCGTTTCTCTCTCCCAAATTAACTGCTTCCTGGGGCTTTGATTGTCCATGTGATAAGGGGGACATGGAAACAGATTTGGTATCACAAGTTATGGCAACAGCTCCGTTAACTTGACAGTTGCAATTTGACAGGTTTGTCTGTTGACCTTATATTTACCCCTTTTTGGATAAATATATTGTTGATTTTATTAAAATTCTGTGACCTACTATACTACAAAACTTTAATATAGTCATCTATCTTGAGAAAGATAAAGCACAGGCGCTCTAAAAAAAATTAAACATCAAAAGCGTGAAAACTATCTCTTTGCCAGATTCGGATTTCTGCCCCACGGCTGTGCCCAGTCGCGGGAAAGTTACCGTGAAGGGAAAATTTTTCTTTTTGGGAGAGGAAAAATTCTTCCTCAAGGGGGTGACTTACGGTACCTTCTCGTCCGGTACTCATGGTGCACCTTTTCCAGAAAAATCAATGGTAGAGAAAGACTTTGCGCTGATGGCAGAATTAGGGGCCAACTGTCTACGTACCTATACTGTTCCACCCGATTGGCTGTTGGATCTAGCGGCAACCTTCGGTCTCAGAATGCTCATTGGCATACCCTGGGCTGAGCATATTGCCTTCCTTGACTCCTCTTCTACTAGAGCAGAGATTCGTCAGGCAATTGCCAATGGGGTTAAAGCCTGTCGAGAGCATCCGGGTGTCTTTGGCTATTTGGTCGGTAACGAAATTCCTTCGGATATTGTGCGGTGGCATGGTCCCAAGCAAGTTCGTGCTTTTCTCAAAGAGTTAATGGCACTGGTAAAAGACGGCGATCCAGAGGCGCTTGTTAGTTATGCCAATTACCCCTGCACGGAGTACCTCGATATTGACTTTACTGATTTCTTATCCTTTAACGTTTACTTGCATCGAGAAAAGGATTTCCGCCACTACCTCTCCCGACTTCATAACCTAGCTGAGAATAAACCTCTGGTTCTCAGTGAGTTTGGGGCTGACTCAATCCGTGAGGGAACCCAATCCCAATCCGAAATTCTCGCTCAAAAATTGTCAACAAGTTTTGATATGGGAGCAGCGGGGACGATCGTCTTTGCCTGGACGGACGAGTGGTTTACTGGCGGGTTTGCTATCCAGGACTGGGCTTTTGGTCTGGTGGATACCGAACGGAACAAGAAGCCTGCGTTTCATACAGTTGAGCACTATTACACGACACCTCTACCGCCAGCATTACCTGAGTATCCCAAAGTCTCGGTGGTTATATGCGCCTATAATGCCGATCACACTATGGACAGTTGCCTAGCTTCCCTTCAAGAACTCAACTATCCGAACTACGAAGTCATTGTAGTCAATGATGGTTCCACTGATAAGACTCTGGAAATTGCTAAATCCTATGACTATATCAAACTAATCAGCCAGGAAAATAAAGGACTCAGCGTGGCACGCAACGTTGGTCTTGCTGCGGCAACGGGTGAAATTATTGCCTATACCGACTCAGACTGTGTCGCTGATCCAGACTGGCTTATTTATATGGTTGCCAAGTTTCTGTCTTCAGGACTTTCGGCAGTGGGTGGACCCAACTTCCCTCCGCCAGAGGACTCTCTTGTCCCTTCCTGTGTTGCGGTGTCTCCAGGTGGGCCAACTCACGTCCTTTTGAGTGATGAAGTCGCTGAACACATCCCAGGTTGTAACATGGCTTTTCGCCGTGAGGTATTAGAGGAAATAGGGGGCTTTGACCCAATCTTTCATGCAGCTGGTGACGATGTTGATGTCTGCTGGCGGTTGCAAGACAAGGGTTATACCATTGGCTTTAGTCCCGCAGCAGTAGTGTGGCACTTTCGGCGTAACACAGTTAAAGACTACCTTAAGCAGCAGCGTGGCTATGGTAAAGCAGAAGCTCTCGTATATTTCAAACACCCCTACCGCTTTAACCTGCTAGGGCAATCCCAGTGGCTAGGCAGGATTTATGGCGACCTTTCCTCTAGCTTCCTCTCCCGCCAACCAGTGATTTACTCTGGAGGTTTTGGTCGCGGGTTGTTTCAAACCTTGTATGAGCCTCCCTCCTCCCTCCTCTCTTACCTTCCCCTAACACTAGAGTGGAATGTAGGGGCTGCCCTCTTGTTAATTTATTTAGTGTTGTCGGGTGGTAATCCGTGGTTAGGTATAGCACCGTTTCTCTTATCCTGGAGCTACTGTATATCCGGCGCACTACGGGCACCCATAGATAGTCGTTTTCAGGGGCTGCGGGGTCGTATTCTAGTTGCCTTGCTCATTTACTTAGGTCCTCTTGTACGCAGCTGGGAGCGCTACTTGTGGCGGAGGCAGGGACTGACCAAGGTGGAGCCGATAAAATTTGACGAGCTTGTGCAAAAACCTAAGATTTCTTGGAAGGAGCGATCGCTTTTCTTATCCTATTGGACGGAGGTAGGTTTGGAGAAAGAGAGCCTGCTTCAGGAAGTGATGGACTTCCTCCTGCCCCGCAAGTATTTTATTACCGTCGATCAAGGATGGAGTAACTGGGATCTGAAGGTTCATCAAGGATTCTTTCCCAGAGCCAGGATAAAAGTTTGCACCGAAAACCACGGAGGGAATAAGAGACTCTTGAGAGTGGGGTGTACGCTAAGGATGTCGCGGATGGGTACAACAATCTTATGGTTTTGGGTTTTGGTTACGATTATGTCCCTGCTTCTAGGTCTAACCAAAGTAGCCGTAGCCACAGGGATACTTGGTGCAGTTAGTGCAGCTGTTATTTTTTATCAGAAGTTCTGTTTGGGGCGTACTATGTATCACGTACTAGAGATCGTGGCTAAGAAAATAGAGCTAGTACCAGCTCCCTCAATGAGTGAGAGGGTTGCATCCTAAACCATCATGGTCGTTTCTAGACGCAAGGTTCTAGCCTACCTTTGGCCTTATCGTTGGCAATTTCTCTGGGCACTGACACAAGTTTTTCTCATCAGTGGCTGTGAACTGATGAAACCCTGGCCTTTTAAGGTCATCATCGACAACGTCCTGAGCAACAATCCGCTACCTTGGCAATTTGTAGCTTCGATGTCACCAAAAGCTCTCCTCCTGTGTTCCTGTGTAGGGATAGTGTTGACTTATCTGCTTTCTGCCAGCTTCACTCTCCTCAACAGCTACACCACTGTCCTGGTTGGTCAGAAGATAGTTAACGATCTGCGAGGAGATCTCTACAGCCACCTACAGCGCCTCTCCCTTGTCTTTCATGGTCGCTGGCCAACTGGGGATCTCCTCTACCGCATTACTGCCGACACTTATGCTATCCAGACCCTCAGTACCAGTGGTTTTCTGCCCATTGTCTCGGCGCTAGTGCTTGTGGTGGGAATGTTCATCATCCTGCTACGGCTTGATGCAGTCCTTACCCTCCTGGCTTTAAGTGTTTGTCCGGCTTTATTGATCTTGCTCTCGCCCCTAAATGTCCGGATTACCTCTGCTGCTACCGATGCCCGCCGACAGGAGAGTGCAGTCTACTCGCTAGTGCAGAGAGCCATGTCTGCGATGCGTGTCATCCAAGCCTTTACTAAAGAGGAGGAAGAGTACAGGAAATTTATGGCTGCTAGTCAGGGAAGTTTAGCTGCTAATTTGCGGTTCTATGTTCTCCAGACCTTTTACGGTGGCGTGAGTAGTGTGGTGATTGGCTTATGGGGGGCGTTGGTAATGTGGGTAGGAGCTAGCCACGTTCTCGAAGGCAGCCTGACAGTGGGTGAGCTTATTGTCTTTATCTCCTATCTCGCTTTTTTGTTCCTGTCGCTCAATAAAATTAGCGAAACTTGGGGACTGATTCAGGGGGCGAAGGTGGGGGTCGGCAGAGTGTTTGAGATCCTAGAGATGGAACACGAGATCAAGGAAGGGTTGAGGGTTTTTCCCCCAAATGGAGCCAAAGGGGATGTCAGCTGGACAGCAGTTTCTTTCCAGTATCTCCCTAGCCAACCAGTCTTAACGCAGATTAACCTAGGTGTCCCAGCTGGGAAGAAAGTAGCGATTGTTGGCTCTACGGGAGCGGGTAAATCTACTTTAGTCAGCCTTTTGCCGCGCTTTTACGAGCCTCAGTCGGGTCGGGTAACCATTGATGGTGTTGATATCCGGGAGTTTCAACTTAAATCCCTGCGTAGCCAAATCGCGATGGTGCTTCAGCCTCCTCTTGTCTTTCCCATAAGTATGCGTGAGAACATCGCTTATGGTCGCCCTGAAGCGACGCTAGAAGAGATTATATGTGCTGCTCAATTGGCTTGCATCCACGACTATATCGCCCAGCTGCCGCAGGGATACGACACGGTAGTCGGGGAACAGGGAGCCACTCTCTCAGAAGGGCAGAAACAGCGCCTCACCATCGCCCGTGCCATTTTACGCGATGCCTCGATTTTAATTTTGGATGAGCCTACTTCTGCAATGGACACCGAGACTGAGGCACTCCTGATGGAGGGGCTAGAGAGACTAATGGCTGGAAAAACTACGTTTATCATTGCTCACCGTCTCTCCACCGTGCGCCAAGCTGACCTGATTGTAGTGCTGCGTGCCGGGGAAATTGTCGAGCAAGGAACCTTTGCAGAGCTGATGCGCCAGCAGGGTACGTTTGCTTCACTATACCGTACCCAGTTTAAAACACAGGTAGGAAAAACGACTTCATAACTTATCAGTACTGATTGACTGATTGCTTTGGCTTTCAGTTGGTGCAGTTGGGCATTATTAATCATCTCAGATTGATGGAGAGACATTCGATGGCTGGACAGCTGACTTACCGCCTCTATCAGGAGGAAGATTTACTTACCTTGGTGCGATTCTGGGAGGAAGAAACGAAGTGGGGAAAGATGACTCTGGAAAATTGGCGTCAGCAGTTCATAGACACTCCATACGGTGAAGCGTCCATCACTCTTGCCACCAACGCCGATACCGGGCAGATCCTCGGACAGTTTATTTTTATTCCTTGCCTAGTATGCGTAAACGGACGGGATGTGCTGGCTTTTCGACCATTTGCCCCGATCATAACCAAGGTGGCACGTGGTTTTCTCAGTGGCGCTCACCCGATTATAGAGATGTATTGGCACGGCGTTAAGGTGCTGCAAGCACGCGGGGGCGGCTTAATATATATGGTTCCCGATCCGCGTTGGCTGCGCTTCTTCCGCATGTTCCCTTTTTTGATCGGCGGCTCATTTCCCCTGTGGAGTCTGCCACTGCCACTCGCCGCGCCTTTGCTACTGGATGATGGCTATACAATGAGACCTCTAAAAGCGTGGGATGAGCAAGTGGACGATCTTTGGCACAAGGCATCGCGCTTGCATGGTTGCCAGGTTGTTCGCAACTCTCGGGCTTTGCGCTGGAAGATTGGCAGAGGCGACTATACCGTGACAGCAGTTGAGCGGGAAGGGGATATGGTCGGTCTGGTTGCCTCTCAGCAGAGGGGCGATCGCCAGTGGCTGGTTTGCGACCTGCTAGCCGCCGATGCTGGAGATTCGCTGCACAATACACTCATTGCTGTGACTAACATAGCTCACTGCGAGGCCCTTATCCCAAAACGGGAGAAGCCGCTTATTAAGGTAGCGGTGCTGGCTACACCAATTATGGAACCAGTAGTACGCTGTCTGGGTTTTGTCCGCGATGCTTACGACTTTCCCCTAATTGTCCACATTCTAGATCCAACCATTCCTAAGGAAGACGTTGCCCCCACCCAGTGGTATGTCAGTGCCAATGACTGAAGCGGACATAGCCGAAAAATACTAAATTCTTCGACCATCGTCTGGTGTCTGTTTCTGGCTAGTGGGCTGTCAAGTCAGCTTCGATCAGTTGAACAGGTCTAGATATCCTATTCATTTCATCCGCCAATAACCTTAACGTCCATTCCTTTCTCCCTGTAGGAGGTTGGCTACAACAGCAGGCAATTAAGCGAGCTGATACTCTACCCCATCCAGTTTTCTCAAACGCAGTTGAGTGGAGGGTTTGGCTGGAGGGCAGCATCGAGTCCTTTTTCAACAAAAGTTTGACGCACACGGGCAATGGTAGATAGGCTGACATGTATTGTTTGATGAATCACTTGATCTGTCCAACCTCCTTGAAGAGAGAGAGCAGTTGGCTTTGATCAAAATCCGAGCATGGGTCAACTTTCGGGCTGCCGCCTTGCCTTAGTTGACACAGCAAGGTAGAGAAAGTCAAGACTCCTCAAACAAACGATCGCCTCGATGTAACCGATAAGCCATTTGATACGTTTGCTCTTGAGACCGCATAGTAGGAGCATGAGCCGCTAAATACCGAGCCGCAGCAACCAGTGTGTGAACACCAGCCGCCGTTTGTCCCAACAACGAGTACTGCCGGAACGCTGCTTCCACTTCCTGAATCACATGGAAATCTCGATTCTCCCGCAGCATCAGCTTACCCAGCATCGCCATCAATCGCTCTGGTTTGCCTCCACTATATAGATATTGAGCCACTAACTGACCTGCCTGGTTCACCTGTTGCTGGCGATCGAGCAATTCGGGTAGTTGCTTGAGCAGTTCATCTGGGTTCTCAACTTGGTCTTTTGGCTCTGGCAGTCTCGCTGGTGGCACATTTAAAAACCGATTGAGGTACACACTCATTGCCCCATCAAACACAGCACGCAGCAATTCAGGTGAAGGCACTCGCCGCACGCACTGATGCACGGCATTAGCAAACGTGAAGGGGTGATGTGCCGAATTCCAATCACTATGGTCATTATTAGTATGGAAACGAGCAACCCGCAGGGCAGCGGCATAGGTTACAGTACCCGCTAACTCCTCTTCTGTACAACCGTCTCTTAGTGCAGCCAACAGCGCATCCGCTATAGCTTGAGCATCCTCACCTAATAGGATAGGAAGCAATGGCTCTCGACCTGACCAAGTGCCGCGTCGAGTTCGTCCCACCTCTAAAGCCTCCGGCAACTGCTCAAACGCTGAGTGTAGAATAGCCACCAAATCCACTGGATAGCGCCAAGAGTTGGATTCCTCCATGCGAGTCGCATTGGCTAAACCAGAAACCAAACTGGCTAAAACTTGTTCCGCCCCTTGCCAATTCACGGCATCGAGCGCCTCTAATGCCTTGTTGATAAAGTCGATTGTATGACCGACATCAATGTAGTGGTGGTCTGTGGCAGCAACAAAAAGCATATCAGCAATCTGCTGGCGCTCGGCTCCTACCCGTACCGCCGTCACCAAACATCGCTCCGCCGCTTCACTATCCCGCAGTTCGATAAATTGACGGAACCAGCCTTTGAGGGTATTCAGGTCAACCGCAGAATTCGGCAATGGGTGAACGACAAAATGAGGTGGCGCATCTGAACTGTCACGCGCAATAGCCGAAAGTCCTTGATAGAGGGCGCGGGTTCTGTCTTCTGGCTCTAAGTAAGGCAGCAGATTCATCATGCAGGTGTGGATGGTTAAACCTGTGTTCCATCCTTCCTTGTTGTAACGAGTGCCAAACTCCAATCCCGTCTGAAAGGGTTGGCTAGATTCGGCATCCATATCGAGTAGGGCAATCACCGACTTGGCGATAACTAGAGAAATTCCCTGTTCTAAACCATCAACTAACCGCTGGCGTTGGTGTGCATAGGGGTCAACCTGGGGGGCTACATTCACCCACACATCCCCATTCCGAATCTCTACGGGGAACGAGCGTACATCGTCTGCCCAAGAGTCAAAGGTTCCGCCACTATTCAGGTCAAATCGGGCGTAGTGCCAAGGGCAGGTGACGATTCCGTCTTTGCAAGTACTGCCGTGGAGGGGGAAGCCCATGTGAGGACAGCGGTTGTCGAGCGCATACACCTGATTGTCTGAATAAAAAAGTGCGATCGCTTGCTTCTCTAAATGCACCAGCAGACTACCCTTTGCTTGAACATCCGCTACATTTGCAGCGCGAATGTAGCGGTCTGTTATCGATGAATTTTTAGTAGAAGGAGTCATAAGAAATTCAAAAATTAAAAATCAAAAGTCAAAAAAGGAAATTTCGATGTAGTTTAGGATTTAGCTTTTAAGGTGATTCTCAATCAGAGGGAAT
This window encodes:
- a CDS encoding ABC transporter permease, whose amino-acid sequence is MHITESVKMAVMTLTANKLRSSLTMLGMIIGNASVIAMIGIGQGAQNYTLEKLESFGQNRLVVFVSSEEIEGFIAENPTLVLSDAEAIATQAPSVKAVAPLIGSRLLISYRSRRTQTSVTGTTPGSLYVRNAQVARGRFFDQFEQQQNAQVVALGSDVASKLFGSDNPIGKEVQINNLTFEVIGVMQAKGAFLGPSQDDIAYVPITTMAEKLAGRKSPYGIPVDYIEVSAQDKESIRAAAFQIINLLTQRHGKKDFSVVANQSFQNLVSQITGTLSLTLAAIASISLLVGGVGIMNIMLVSVTERTQEIGLRKALGATQQAILSQFLIEAVILSVAGGLLGTGIGIGSGMLVAVLTPVKPSVPLEAIALAVAVSGSIGLIFGVIPARQAARLDPIVALRSS
- a CDS encoding efflux RND transporter periplasmic adaptor subunit, with product MGTATTAYLVFRSTAPKSDITNLIVEVTSKDIAVQIKANGVVQAVQNINLSPKEAGRIAKLYVDEGDRVEQNQLVARMEDEQFQAQVNQYKAALAKSQADLAQKRAGARPEEIAEAKAKLAAAEANVAEIQEKLNRAAEVLKRNQFLAQEGAISQNALGDYLSQERSARANLDAAVARMKEQRETLEKIRNGTRKEEIAQAEANVAQATALLQYYESQLKNTSIRAPFAGTITRRFAQEGDFVTPTTSASSSDGATSASIVELSRGLEVEAKVPEASIARIKQGQSVEIRADAYSDNIFKGRVRLIAPRAVQENNVTSFRVKVALQTGQDKLKAAMNVKLAFIGDSISNALVVPLAAIVTKKDGQTGVLVPDKNNQAQFRPVTVGPTSGDQIQILQGVSKGERILLSPPEGQVIPGVDTVGF
- a CDS encoding glycosyltransferase, with the translated sequence MKTISLPDSDFCPTAVPSRGKVTVKGKFFFLGEEKFFLKGVTYGTFSSGTHGAPFPEKSMVEKDFALMAELGANCLRTYTVPPDWLLDLAATFGLRMLIGIPWAEHIAFLDSSSTRAEIRQAIANGVKACREHPGVFGYLVGNEIPSDIVRWHGPKQVRAFLKELMALVKDGDPEALVSYANYPCTEYLDIDFTDFLSFNVYLHREKDFRHYLSRLHNLAENKPLVLSEFGADSIREGTQSQSEILAQKLSTSFDMGAAGTIVFAWTDEWFTGGFAIQDWAFGLVDTERNKKPAFHTVEHYYTTPLPPALPEYPKVSVVICAYNADHTMDSCLASLQELNYPNYEVIVVNDGSTDKTLEIAKSYDYIKLISQENKGLSVARNVGLAAATGEIIAYTDSDCVADPDWLIYMVAKFLSSGLSAVGGPNFPPPEDSLVPSCVAVSPGGPTHVLLSDEVAEHIPGCNMAFRREVLEEIGGFDPIFHAAGDDVDVCWRLQDKGYTIGFSPAAVVWHFRRNTVKDYLKQQRGYGKAEALVYFKHPYRFNLLGQSQWLGRIYGDLSSSFLSRQPVIYSGGFGRGLFQTLYEPPSSLLSYLPLTLEWNVGAALLLIYLVLSGGNPWLGIAPFLLSWSYCISGALRAPIDSRFQGLRGRILVALLIYLGPLVRSWERYLWRRQGLTKVEPIKFDELVQKPKISWKERSLFLSYWTEVGLEKESLLQEVMDFLLPRKYFITVDQGWSNWDLKVHQGFFPRARIKVCTENHGGNKRLLRVGCTLRMSRMGTTILWFWVLVTIMSLLLGLTKVAVATGILGAVSAAVIFYQKFCLGRTMYHVLEIVAKKIELVPAPSMSERVAS
- a CDS encoding ABC transporter ATP-binding protein/permease, translating into MVVSRRKVLAYLWPYRWQFLWALTQVFLISGCELMKPWPFKVIIDNVLSNNPLPWQFVASMSPKALLLCSCVGIVLTYLLSASFTLLNSYTTVLVGQKIVNDLRGDLYSHLQRLSLVFHGRWPTGDLLYRITADTYAIQTLSTSGFLPIVSALVLVVGMFIILLRLDAVLTLLALSVCPALLILLSPLNVRITSAATDARRQESAVYSLVQRAMSAMRVIQAFTKEEEEYRKFMAASQGSLAANLRFYVLQTFYGGVSSVVIGLWGALVMWVGASHVLEGSLTVGELIVFISYLAFLFLSLNKISETWGLIQGAKVGVGRVFEILEMEHEIKEGLRVFPPNGAKGDVSWTAVSFQYLPSQPVLTQINLGVPAGKKVAIVGSTGAGKSTLVSLLPRFYEPQSGRVTIDGVDIREFQLKSLRSQIAMVLQPPLVFPISMRENIAYGRPEATLEEIICAAQLACIHDYIAQLPQGYDTVVGEQGATLSEGQKQRLTIARAILRDASILILDEPTSAMDTETEALLMEGLERLMAGKTTFIIAHRLSTVRQADLIVVLRAGEIVEQGTFAELMRQQGTFASLYRTQFKTQVGKTTS
- a CDS encoding nitrite reductase (NAD(P)H) small subunit, yielding MTPSTKNSSITDRYIRAANVADVQAKGSLLVHLEKQAIALFYSDNQVYALDNRCPHMGFPLHGSTCKDGIVTCPWHYARFDLNSGGTFDSWADDVRSFPVEIRNGDVWVNVAPQVDPYAHQRQRLVDGLEQGISLVIAKSVIALLDMDAESSQPFQTGLEFGTRYNKEGWNTGLTIHTCMMNLLPYLEPEDRTRALYQGLSAIARDSSDAPPHFVVHPLPNSAVDLNTLKGWFRQFIELRDSEAAERCLVTAVRVGAERQQIADMLFVAATDHHYIDVGHTIDFINKALEALDAVNWQGAEQVLASLVSGLANATRMEESNSWRYPVDLVAILHSAFEQLPEALEVGRTRRGTWSGREPLLPILLGEDAQAIADALLAALRDGCTEEELAGTVTYAAALRVARFHTNNDHSDWNSAHHPFTFANAVHQCVRRVPSPELLRAVFDGAMSVYLNRFLNVPPARLPEPKDQVENPDELLKQLPELLDRQQQVNQAGQLVAQYLYSGGKPERLMAMLGKLMLRENRDFHVIQEVEAAFRQYSLLGQTAAGVHTLVAAARYLAAHAPTMRSQEQTYQMAYRLHRGDRLFEES